A stretch of the Festucalex cinctus isolate MCC-2025b chromosome 20, RoL_Fcin_1.0, whole genome shotgun sequence genome encodes the following:
- the LOC144009288 gene encoding uncharacterized protein LOC144009288 isoform X1, which translates to MSWNAGRPVANSASLTSNRIKRMTTSGSLPLVGSVVLCTFLCHVVTGVRDVWCRWNTSCLLEASFPIGDDVVIHWIQQSRGDAQVHAFYYNADQLNNQEKRFKDRTSLFKENISKGNASLLLKDVVVGDGGRYKCYVGTLTDTTESFINLHVEAPVTTIHFHQEDKQQLVCSSDRIFPEPQLHWSTEPVLPHALVNTSQVQQDVQTQLYNVSGTLDLAGEPDLDVDYVCDVRGVNSSSRFTWRKTSVNTSDTDTTIECAPVTHQRRVAWTFNRSHDIVSRRVGHKLHIADDWRKHVRGLSEAGGLKLQELSGHQSGTYTCTLSNTTHTRVNHVFLRVVGTEDAHPNTVGITLGVLVVVGILGCGAVVGVVYCLRSEGRGGNCVGQASSGRRNGRKKNQAHIYKDAVQGNPLMQRNGRNAQNQEPTN; encoded by the exons ATGTCATGGAATGCTGGTCGACCAGTTGCTAACTCGGCGAGTTTGACAAGTAACAGGATAAAGAGGATGACAACAAGTGGGTCTCTGCCTCTGGTGGGCTCAGTGGTCCTGTGCACCTTCCTGTGCCATGTTGTGACTGGAG TCAGAGACGTTTGGTGTCGCTGGAACACAAGCTGCCTTTTAGAGGCCAGCTTCCCCATTGGAGACGACGTGGTCATCCACTGGATCCAGCAGTCAAGAGGAGACGCCCAGGTTCATGCTTTCTACTACAACGCTGACCAGCTCAATAACCAGGAGAAGCGCTTCAAGGACAGAACCTCGCTGTTCAAGGAGAACATCAGCAAAGGGAACGCTTCTCTGCTGCTGAAGGATGTTGTGGTTGGAGATGGGGGGAGGTACAAGTGCTACGTGGGAACCCTTACAGACACCACGGAATCTTTCATCAACCTCCATGTGGAAG CTCCAGTTACTACAATCCACTTCCATCAAGAGGATAAGCAACAGTTGGTGTGCAGCTCGGACAGAATCTTCCCTGAACCCCAACTGCACTGGTCCACGGAACCCGTGCTGCCGCACGCACTCGTCAACACCAGCCAGGTCCAGCAAGACGTGCAGACGCAGCTTTACAACGTCAGCGGCACGCTGGACCTGGCGGGTGAGCCCGATCTTGACGTGGACTACGTCTGTGACGTCAGAGGtgtcaacagcagcagcagattCACGTGGAGGAAAACAA GTGTGAACACCTCCGACACGGACACGACCATCGAATGTGCGCCGGTGACTCACCAACGCAGAGTCGCATGGACGTTCAACCGCAGTCACGACATCGTCAGCAGGCGCGTCGGCCATAAGCTCCACATCGCCGACGATTGGAGGAAGCACGTGAGGGGCTTGTCCGAGGCGGGCGGCCTCAAACTGCAGGAGCTGAGCGGTCACCAGAGCGGAACGTACACGTGCACGCTGAGCAACACCACGCACACGCGCGTTAACCACGTCTTCCTGAGGGTGGTCGGCACGGAGGATG CGCATCCCAACACGGTCGGCATCACGTTGGGCGTGCTTGTCGTTGTCGGAATTCTCGGATGCGGGGCTGTGGTGGGCGTCGTCTATTGCTTGAGGAGCGAAG GTAGGGGTGGCAACTGTGTTGGTCAAGCATCATCaggaagaagaaatggaagaaaaaaaaatcaagcgcaCATATATAAAGACGCAGTACAGGGAAATCCTCTGATGCAAAGAAATGGAAGAAACGCACAAAATCAAGAGCCTACAAATTAG
- the LOC144009288 gene encoding uncharacterized protein LOC144009288 isoform X2, translating to MSWNAGRPVANSASLTSNRIKRMTTSGSLPLVGSVVLCTFLCHVVTGVRDVWCRWNTSCLLEASFPIGDDVVIHWIQQSRGDAQVHAFYYNADQLNNQEKRFKDRTSLFKENISKGNASLLLKDVVVGDGGRYKCYVGTLTDTTESFINLHVEAPVTTIHFHQEDKQQLVCSSDRIFPEPQLHWSTEPVLPHALVNTSQVQQDVQTQLYNVSGTLDLAGEPDLDVDYVCDVRGVNSSSRFTWRKTSVNTSDTDTTIECAPVTHQRRVAWTFNRSHDIVSRRVGHKLHIADDWRKHVRGLSEAGGLKLQELSGHQSGTYTCTLSNTTHTRVNHVFLRVVGTEDGGDRSTRRRPTRARGEHANSTQEGPSLDSNRRPKNWEADVLTTRLPCRPSEH from the exons ATGTCATGGAATGCTGGTCGACCAGTTGCTAACTCGGCGAGTTTGACAAGTAACAGGATAAAGAGGATGACAACAAGTGGGTCTCTGCCTCTGGTGGGCTCAGTGGTCCTGTGCACCTTCCTGTGCCATGTTGTGACTGGAG TCAGAGACGTTTGGTGTCGCTGGAACACAAGCTGCCTTTTAGAGGCCAGCTTCCCCATTGGAGACGACGTGGTCATCCACTGGATCCAGCAGTCAAGAGGAGACGCCCAGGTTCATGCTTTCTACTACAACGCTGACCAGCTCAATAACCAGGAGAAGCGCTTCAAGGACAGAACCTCGCTGTTCAAGGAGAACATCAGCAAAGGGAACGCTTCTCTGCTGCTGAAGGATGTTGTGGTTGGAGATGGGGGGAGGTACAAGTGCTACGTGGGAACCCTTACAGACACCACGGAATCTTTCATCAACCTCCATGTGGAAG CTCCAGTTACTACAATCCACTTCCATCAAGAGGATAAGCAACAGTTGGTGTGCAGCTCGGACAGAATCTTCCCTGAACCCCAACTGCACTGGTCCACGGAACCCGTGCTGCCGCACGCACTCGTCAACACCAGCCAGGTCCAGCAAGACGTGCAGACGCAGCTTTACAACGTCAGCGGCACGCTGGACCTGGCGGGTGAGCCCGATCTTGACGTGGACTACGTCTGTGACGTCAGAGGtgtcaacagcagcagcagattCACGTGGAGGAAAACAA GTGTGAACACCTCCGACACGGACACGACCATCGAATGTGCGCCGGTGACTCACCAACGCAGAGTCGCATGGACGTTCAACCGCAGTCACGACATCGTCAGCAGGCGCGTCGGCCATAAGCTCCACATCGCCGACGATTGGAGGAAGCACGTGAGGGGCTTGTCCGAGGCGGGCGGCCTCAAACTGCAGGAGCTGAGCGGTCACCAGAGCGGAACGTACACGTGCACGCTGAGCAACACCACGCACACGCGCGTTAACCACGTCTTCCTGAGGGTGGTCGGCACGGAGGATG gaggagaccggagtactcggagaagacccacgcgggcacggggagaacatgcaaactccacccaggaaggtccgagcctggactcgaaccggagacctaagaactgggaagcggacgtgctaaccactcgactaccgtgccgcccctcagaacattaa
- the mynn gene encoding myoneurin, with product MAHSANHGKLLLQRLHQQREMDFLCDVTIMVRDVEFRAHRNVLAAFSKYFSAQAEKEQDITTLDPDKVSRYALEKLLEFVYTGQMNLSSTRQSAVRRAAIFLGMSDATKYLEGISHSSEASEASELDKETGPPSLSPGSPASPRSPVSLSIVSVTGAWLNEGQEGQETQKPQETQKPQETQEPQETQEPQESQEGQESQEAQDGETACLDEARDSPSDGPAVPSTSADIAPKLSAHRGRGRGRGRGRGRGRGRGRGGLSVVKTEDDFLEDSDASLKDFGDTSADWSPSLDEPPPKRPRVGEPRHGRGRGRGRGRGRTRGRSKMDDEDDDSGAEAGEGAEQNPSDPSEDTSRTCIECNRVFKDLCSLRRHEQIHAGLKPYICIFCSKTFRQATQLKTHLRTHTGEKPFSCNDCEKCFAQKCQLVAHRRMHHGEEKPYTCERCGFKFATSSNYKIHVRLHSGEKPYVCDVCGQAFAQSSTLTYHKRRHTGEKPYQCDLCGMSFSVSSSLIAHARKHTGETPYKCSQPQCDSSFVTSSELKKHMRRLHPDGTNGVQCLLCGNRFASVKNMIKHQEKAHADEVRQHKERARAVVMLASSHPIAFVQSKLGKDGKSLSSIPEAEPSNPEPATPQAGDVGDVGVGPSSDGAALSDSLHQLKVEPSNTPISQPEPAPGAFEGEPVVSTINSETLHALVEQLRPPPSPAQSLEQIVIIRTVDDMEGDAPPPQ from the exons ATGGCTCACAGCGCCAATCACGGAAAGCTTCTCTTGCAACGTCTGCACCAGCAGCGGGAAATGGACTTCCTGTGCGACGTCACCATCATGGTGCGAGACGTGGAGTTCCGGGCTCACCGCAACGTCCTGGCGGCGTTCAGCAAGTACTTCTCCGCCCAGGCCGAGAAGGAGCAGGACATCACCACGTTGGACCCCGACAAAGTCAGCCGCTACGCCCTGGAGAAGCTGCTGGAGTTTGTCTACACGGGGCAGATGAACCTCAGCAG CACCAGACAATCTGCTGTCCGCCGAGCCGCAATCTTCCTGGGGATGTCCGATGCCACAAAGTACCTGGAAGGAATTTCTCACTCGTCCGAGGCCAGCGAGGCGTCCGAGTTGGACAAAGAAACGGGTCCGCCGTCGCTCAGTCCTGGCTCTCCGGCCAGTCCTCGCTCCCCGGTCTCTCTTTCCATTGTCTCAGTTACGGGTGCGTGGCTGAATGAAGGCCAGGAAGGCCAAGAAACCCAAAAACCCCAAGAAACTCAAAAACCCCAAGAAACCCAAGAACCTCAAGAAACCCAAGAACCTCAAGAAAGCCAGGAAGGCCAAGAATCGCAAGAAGCACAGGACGGCGAAACTGCCTGCTTGGATGAGGCAAGAGATAGTCCAAGCGACGGTCCGGCGGTGCCCAGCACCTCGGCCGACATTGCTCCCAAACTTTCCGCCCACAGGGGGAGGGGTCGTGGCCGAGGCAGGGGCAGAGGAAGAGGGAGAgggcgaggaagaggaggactcAGCGTGGTCAAAACCGAAGACGACTTCCTGGAGGATTCCGACGCCAGCCTGAAGGATTTCGGCGACACGTCGGCCGACTGGAGCCCCTCGCTGGACGAACCGCCTCCCAAGAGGCCCCGCGTCGGCGAGCCGCGGCACGGACGCGGGCGGGGCCGAGGGAGGGGCAGGGGGCGGACCCGCGGCAGGAGCAAAATGGACGACGAGGATGACGATAGCGGCGCGGAAGCGGGCGAGGGCGCCGAGCAGAACCCCTCCGACCCCTCGGAAGACACGTCGCGGACCTGCATCGAGTGCAACAGGGTGTTCAAGGACTTGTGCAGCCTGCGCAGGCACGAGCAGATCCACGCCGGCCTCAAGCCCTACATCTGCATCTTCTGCTCCAAAACCTTCCGGCAGGCAACGCAGCTCAAGACTCACCTGCGCACGCACACAG GTGAGAAACCCTTCAGCTGCAACGACTGCGAAAAGTGTTTTGCTCAGAAGTGTCAGCTGGTGGCCCACCGCCGCATGCACCACGGCGAGGAGAAGCCGTATACGTGCGAGCGCTGCGGCTTCAAGTTCGCCACCTCCTCCAACTACAAGATCCACGTCAG GCTGCACAGCGGCGAAAAGCCGTATGTGTGCGATGTGTGCGGCCAGGCCTTCGCTCAGTCCAGCACGCTGACCTACCACAAGCGGCGgcacacgggcgagaagccATACCAGTGTGACCTGTGCGGCATGTCCTTCTCCGTCTCGTCCTCGCTCATCGCTCATGCGCGCAAGCACACGG GCGAGACGCCGTACAAGTGCTCCCAGCCACAGTGCGACAGCAGCTTCGTCACGTCGTCCGAGTTGAAGAAACACATGCGGCGACTTCACCCGG ACGGTACCAACGGTGTGCAGTGCCTGCTGTGCGGCAATCGTTTTGCCAGTGTCAAGAACATGATCAAACACCAGGAGAAGGCGCACGCCGACGAAGTGCGACAGCACAAAGAGAGAGCACGGGCAG TGGTCATGCTGGCGTCTAGCCACCCCATCGCCTTCGTGCAGAGCAAACTCGGCAAGGACGGCAAAAGCCTCAGCTCCATCCCCGAAGCTGAGCCGAGCAACCCGGAACCGGCAACACCTCAGGCCGGCGACGTGGGCGATGTGGGCGTGGGCCCGTCGTCCGACGGCGCCGCCCTGAGCGACAGTCTTCACCAGCTGAAGGTGGAGCCCAGCAACACGCCCATCTCCCAGCCCGAGCCGGCGCCAGGGGCCTTCGAGGGGGAGCCCGTGGTGTCCACCATCAACTCGGAAACGCTGCACGCGCTGGTGGAGCAGCTGAGGCCGCCGCCATCGCCGGCGCAGAGCTTGGAGCAGATCGTCATCATCCGCACGGTGGACGACATGGAAGGCGACGCGCCGCCGCCTCAGTGA